Proteins encoded by one window of Bubalus bubalis isolate 160015118507 breed Murrah chromosome 4, NDDB_SH_1, whole genome shotgun sequence:
- the LOC102411732 gene encoding natural killer cells antigen CD94 encodes MSKEVVTYSNVLFQPSSKPQRRQRLETTKRKVLSQMEINYQKTPQDHPTPLSSWKYVAVFLLIICLGLLLSVGYLVMELNKKPFQPEGCPGNSSSYKEANKTVWKYPTCSNNWHQYGENCYYFSRNSFPWKECRHYCTNLHSEFLKLNTEEEMNFIIKLSKMQCGLQKEKFSISLYYSNKQLNWVWLDDTKLTLDK; translated from the exons ATGAGTAAAGAAGTTGTAACTTACTCCAATGTGCTATTTCAACCATCATCTAAGCCACAGAGGAGGCAAAGACTTGAAACTACCAAGAGAAAAG TTCTTTCACAGATGGAAATCAATTACCAAAAAACCCCACAAG atcACCCTACTCCACTTTCTTCATGGAAATATGTTGCTGTGTTTCTGTTGATCATTTGCCTGGGGCTTCTTCTGTCTGTTGGATACTTGGTCATGGAGT TGAATAAAAAGCCATTTCAACCAGAAGGATGTCCAGGAAATAGCTCCTCCTACAAGGAAGCAAATAAAACAG tttGGAAATACCCTACTTGTTCAAACAACTGGCATCAGTATGGAGAAAACTGCTATTATTTTTCAAGAAACagttttccttggaaggaatgtcgCCATtattgcaccaatttacattctgaaTTTCTTAAGTTGAATACTGAAGAAGAGATG aactttataataaaattgtCAAAAATGCAATGTGGTTtgcaaaaagaaaagttttcaatTAGTTTATACTACAGCAATAAACAACTGAACTGGGTTTGGCTAGATGATACAAAACTTACCCTGGACAAGTAA